Proteins encoded together in one Amblyomma americanum isolate KBUSLIRL-KWMA chromosome 1, ASM5285725v1, whole genome shotgun sequence window:
- the L gene encoding zinc finger protein Lobe isoform X3 has protein sequence MCAPAALSAAATFRCKGQSIFDRGRQCNTSRCGRARLWRPGRLARAMMPAGAAATWPIGPLCWAALEPLLWSWTLPQHGAAPGGGAGTPSSWRSSSGSPEDELTSASLSPPPSLLAGGPASASDSELSFTIGVTEATPYACHFCDKAFPRLSYLKRHEQVHSDRMPFRCDFCQRLFKHKRSRDRHVKLHTGDRKYRCSQCEAAFSRSDHLKIHMKTHDHAKPFQCAMCNRGYNTAAALTSHMQNHRKSAAAVTNGLEPSAALSRPGSSLASANGVLAVLTNPADGGSTSMSRDDSSSCSTDKLSLTGGSPGPGSVDVQANGCKSMSERPGSSSPREEPLACGFCSRRDFGSLEALQAHVRASHVPFSAASLVGPSHGGPLRPEPSGRAASRHSPPAATTAASLVDASYECEYCGMKLPSVHALQTHTLAAHSFSEVLSKRVSVMMGADSGGGGPLLCSQCGAASPDFESFRAHLASHLEGRMSRCCPECRAEFPSSQQLEAHVAAHFLATSVEYGCQACLKLFPRPDELQKHLLDVHAHHLYRCALCRDVFDSKVGVQVHFAVKHSNECQVFKCSACNAAYRSEPEFALHVQVTHLAKAAPYRCLLCDQTFASEPLLQSHLDTHGKQFACALCSQAFHVEFLLEKHMQACHAADLTLHPDGVQNLSVKPRVKDAKCDICDQAFGTDALLSAHRKQVHNVRSQKSVSLLCAYCNEPCKSRSDLENHMKSHTASPSKHKCNICDEMCPSATTLAEHKLTHCKVVKGSTCAGCREVLRSEEQFFSHVNSHGGGPMLPLPCVVCRQTLMSQVELRMHARFHVAHCDKGSLCCVCERPLDAASRIITGRQQERQSFMCKDCFHAKGVQDQGRCPECRIKFESPLELEQHVRSSHGG, from the exons GGGCAGCCCCGGGCGGCGGCGCAGGCACGCCCTCGTCGTGGCGCTCTTCGTCCGGCAGCCCCGAGGACGAGCTGACGTCGGCGTCGCTGTCGCCCCCGCCCTCGCTGCTGGCCGGCGGACCGGCGTCGGCCTCCGACTCCGAGCTGTCTTTCACCATCGGCGTCACCGAGGCGACGCCCTACGCCTGCCACTTCTGCGACAAGGCCTTCCCCAGGCTCAGCTACCTCAAGCGCCACGAACAG GTGCACAGCGACCGAATGCCGTTTCGCTGCGACTTCTGCCAGCGGCTGTTCAAGCACAAGCGCAGCCGCGACCGCCACGTGAAGCTGCACACGGGCGACCGCAAGTACCGGTGCTCGCAGTGCGAGGCCGCCTTCTCCCGCTCCGACCACCTCAAGATCCACATGAAGACCCACGACCATGCCAAACCGTTCCAGTGCGCCATGTGCAATCGCGGCTACAACACGGCGGCCGCGCTCACATCGCACATGCAGAACCACCGCAAGAGCGCCGCCGCCGTCACCAATGGCCTCGAGCCGTCGGCCGCGCTCTCCCGGCCGGGCTCCAGCCTGGCCTCGGCCAACGGAGTCCTCGCCGTGCTGACCAACCCTGCCGACGGAGGATCG ACGTCCATGTCACGGGACGACAGCTCCTCGTGTTCGACTGACAAGCTAAGCCTAACCGGTGGGAGCCCAGGCCCGGGAAGCGTTGATGTCCAGGCAAACGGATGCAAATCG ATGTCCGAGCGGCCCGGCAGCTCGAGTCCCCGCGAGGAGCCCCTGGCGTGCGGCTTCTGCAGCCGGCGTGACTTCGGCAGCCTGGAGGCGCTGCAGGCGCACGTGCGCGCCTCGCACGTGCCCTTCTCGGCAGCGTCGCTGGTGGGGCCGTCGCACGGGGGTCCCCTGCGGCCCGAGCCCAGCGGTCGCGCCGCGTCCCGCCATTCGCCGCCGGCCGCCACCACGGCCGCGTCGCTGGTGGACGCGTCGTACGAGTGCGAGTATTGCGGCATGAAGCTGCCCAGCGTGCACGCCCTGCAGACGCACACGCTGGCCGCGCACAGCTTCAGCGAGGTGCTGAGCAAGCGCGTGTCGGTCATGATGGGCGCCGACTCCGGCGGCGGCGGGCCCCTACTCTGCAGCCAGTGCGGCGCCGCGTCTCCAGACTTCGAGTCGTTCCGGGCGCACCTGGCGTCCCACCTGGAGGGCCGCATGTCCCGCTGCTGCCCCGAGTGCCGCGCCGAGTTCCCGTCCTCGCAGCAGCTCGAGGCGCACGTGGCCGCGCACTTCCTGGCCACGTCGGTCGAGTACGGCTGCCAGGCGTGCCTCAAGCTCTTCCCGCGCCCCGACGAGCTGCAGAAGCACTTGCTCGACGTGCACGCCCACCACCTGTACCGCTGCGCGCTCTGCCGCGACGTCTTCGACTCCAAGGTCGGCGTGCAGGTGCACTTCGCCGTCAAGCACAGCAACGAGTGCCAGGTGTTCAAGTGCAGCGCGTGCAACGCCGCCTACCGGTCCGAGCCCGAGTTCGCGCTCCACGTGCAGGTGACGCACTTGGCCAAGGCGGCGCCCTACCGGTGCCTGCTGTGCGACCAGACGTTCGCCAGCGAGCCCCTGCTGCAAAGCCACCTGGACACGCATGGCAAGCAGTTTGCGTGCGCCCTCTGCAGCCAAGCCTTTCACGTTGAGTTCCTGCTCGAGAAGCACATGCAGGCCTGCCACGCGGCCGACCTCACCTTGCACCCGGACGGAGTGCAGAACCTGAGCGTCAAGCCGAGGGTCAAGGACGCCAAGTGCGACATCTGCGACCAGGCGTTCGGCACGGACGCCCTCCTGTCGGCGCACCGCAAGCAGGTGCACAACGTGCGCTCGCAAAAGTCGGTGAGCCTGCTGTGCGCGTACTGCAACGAGCCATGCAAGTCGCGCTCGGACCTGGAGAACCACATGAAGAGCCACACGGCAAGCCCCAGCAAGCATAAGTGCAACATCTGCGACGAGATGTGCCCTTCGGCGACCACGCTGGCCGAGCACAAGCTGACGCACTGCAAGGTGGTCAAGGGCTCCACGTGCGCCGGCTGCCGCGAAGTACTGCGCTCCGAGGAACAGTTCTTCTCGCACGTCAACTCGCACGGCGGCGGCCCCATGCTGCCGCTTCCCTGCGTGGTGTGCCGCCAGACGCTCATGTCGCAGGTGGAGCTGCGCATGCACGCACGCTTCCACGTGGCCCACTGCGACAAGGGCTCGCTCTGCTGCGTCTGCGAGCGACCCCTGGACGCAGCCAGTCGCATCATCACGGGCCGCCAGCAGGAGCGCCAGTCGTTCATGTGCAAGGACTGCTTCCATGCCAAGGGCGTCCAGGACCAGGGCCGCTGCCCCGAGTGCCGCATCAAGTTCGAGTCGCCGCTCGAGCTCGAACAGCACGTGCgcagcagccacggcggctga
- the L gene encoding zinc finger protein Lobe isoform X2: MCREMAASDPGSDVDVDGTEELDVGSESQPQEMLAAAQGLARLGAAPGGGAGTPSSWRSSSGSPEDELTSASLSPPPSLLAGGPASASDSELSFTIGVTEATPYACHFCDKAFPRLSYLKRHEQVHSDRMPFRCDFCQRLFKHKRSRDRHVKLHTGDRKYRCSQCEAAFSRSDHLKIHMKTHDHAKPFQCAMCNRGYNTAAALTSHMQNHRKSAAAVTNGLEPSAALSRPGSSLASANGVLAVLTNPADGGSTSMSRDDSSSCSTDKLSLTGGSPGPGSVDVQANGCKSMSERPGSSSPREEPLACGFCSRRDFGSLEALQAHVRASHVPFSAASLVGPSHGGPLRPEPSGRAASRHSPPAATTAASLVDASYECEYCGMKLPSVHALQTHTLAAHSFSEVLSKRVSVMMGADSGGGGPLLCSQCGAASPDFESFRAHLASHLEGRMSRCCPECRAEFPSSQQLEAHVAAHFLATSVEYGCQACLKLFPRPDELQKHLLDVHAHHLYRCALCRDVFDSKVGVQVHFAVKHSNECQVFKCSACNAAYRSEPEFALHVQVTHLAKAAPYRCLLCDQTFASEPLLQSHLDTHGKQFACALCSQAFHVEFLLEKHMQACHAADLTLHPDGVQNLSVKPRVKDAKCDICDQAFGTDALLSAHRKQVHNVRSQKSVSLLCAYCNEPCKSRSDLENHMKSHTASPSKHKCNICDEMCPSATTLAEHKLTHCKVVKGSTCAGCREVLRSEEQFFSHVNSHGGGPMLPLPCVVCRQTLMSQVELRMHARFHVAHCDKGSLCCVCERPLDAASRIITGRQQERQSFMCKDCFHAKGVQDQGRCPECRIKFESPLELEQHVRSSHGG, translated from the exons GGGCAGCCCCGGGCGGCGGCGCAGGCACGCCCTCGTCGTGGCGCTCTTCGTCCGGCAGCCCCGAGGACGAGCTGACGTCGGCGTCGCTGTCGCCCCCGCCCTCGCTGCTGGCCGGCGGACCGGCGTCGGCCTCCGACTCCGAGCTGTCTTTCACCATCGGCGTCACCGAGGCGACGCCCTACGCCTGCCACTTCTGCGACAAGGCCTTCCCCAGGCTCAGCTACCTCAAGCGCCACGAACAG GTGCACAGCGACCGAATGCCGTTTCGCTGCGACTTCTGCCAGCGGCTGTTCAAGCACAAGCGCAGCCGCGACCGCCACGTGAAGCTGCACACGGGCGACCGCAAGTACCGGTGCTCGCAGTGCGAGGCCGCCTTCTCCCGCTCCGACCACCTCAAGATCCACATGAAGACCCACGACCATGCCAAACCGTTCCAGTGCGCCATGTGCAATCGCGGCTACAACACGGCGGCCGCGCTCACATCGCACATGCAGAACCACCGCAAGAGCGCCGCCGCCGTCACCAATGGCCTCGAGCCGTCGGCCGCGCTCTCCCGGCCGGGCTCCAGCCTGGCCTCGGCCAACGGAGTCCTCGCCGTGCTGACCAACCCTGCCGACGGAGGATCG ACGTCCATGTCACGGGACGACAGCTCCTCGTGTTCGACTGACAAGCTAAGCCTAACCGGTGGGAGCCCAGGCCCGGGAAGCGTTGATGTCCAGGCAAACGGATGCAAATCG ATGTCCGAGCGGCCCGGCAGCTCGAGTCCCCGCGAGGAGCCCCTGGCGTGCGGCTTCTGCAGCCGGCGTGACTTCGGCAGCCTGGAGGCGCTGCAGGCGCACGTGCGCGCCTCGCACGTGCCCTTCTCGGCAGCGTCGCTGGTGGGGCCGTCGCACGGGGGTCCCCTGCGGCCCGAGCCCAGCGGTCGCGCCGCGTCCCGCCATTCGCCGCCGGCCGCCACCACGGCCGCGTCGCTGGTGGACGCGTCGTACGAGTGCGAGTATTGCGGCATGAAGCTGCCCAGCGTGCACGCCCTGCAGACGCACACGCTGGCCGCGCACAGCTTCAGCGAGGTGCTGAGCAAGCGCGTGTCGGTCATGATGGGCGCCGACTCCGGCGGCGGCGGGCCCCTACTCTGCAGCCAGTGCGGCGCCGCGTCTCCAGACTTCGAGTCGTTCCGGGCGCACCTGGCGTCCCACCTGGAGGGCCGCATGTCCCGCTGCTGCCCCGAGTGCCGCGCCGAGTTCCCGTCCTCGCAGCAGCTCGAGGCGCACGTGGCCGCGCACTTCCTGGCCACGTCGGTCGAGTACGGCTGCCAGGCGTGCCTCAAGCTCTTCCCGCGCCCCGACGAGCTGCAGAAGCACTTGCTCGACGTGCACGCCCACCACCTGTACCGCTGCGCGCTCTGCCGCGACGTCTTCGACTCCAAGGTCGGCGTGCAGGTGCACTTCGCCGTCAAGCACAGCAACGAGTGCCAGGTGTTCAAGTGCAGCGCGTGCAACGCCGCCTACCGGTCCGAGCCCGAGTTCGCGCTCCACGTGCAGGTGACGCACTTGGCCAAGGCGGCGCCCTACCGGTGCCTGCTGTGCGACCAGACGTTCGCCAGCGAGCCCCTGCTGCAAAGCCACCTGGACACGCATGGCAAGCAGTTTGCGTGCGCCCTCTGCAGCCAAGCCTTTCACGTTGAGTTCCTGCTCGAGAAGCACATGCAGGCCTGCCACGCGGCCGACCTCACCTTGCACCCGGACGGAGTGCAGAACCTGAGCGTCAAGCCGAGGGTCAAGGACGCCAAGTGCGACATCTGCGACCAGGCGTTCGGCACGGACGCCCTCCTGTCGGCGCACCGCAAGCAGGTGCACAACGTGCGCTCGCAAAAGTCGGTGAGCCTGCTGTGCGCGTACTGCAACGAGCCATGCAAGTCGCGCTCGGACCTGGAGAACCACATGAAGAGCCACACGGCAAGCCCCAGCAAGCATAAGTGCAACATCTGCGACGAGATGTGCCCTTCGGCGACCACGCTGGCCGAGCACAAGCTGACGCACTGCAAGGTGGTCAAGGGCTCCACGTGCGCCGGCTGCCGCGAAGTACTGCGCTCCGAGGAACAGTTCTTCTCGCACGTCAACTCGCACGGCGGCGGCCCCATGCTGCCGCTTCCCTGCGTGGTGTGCCGCCAGACGCTCATGTCGCAGGTGGAGCTGCGCATGCACGCACGCTTCCACGTGGCCCACTGCGACAAGGGCTCGCTCTGCTGCGTCTGCGAGCGACCCCTGGACGCAGCCAGTCGCATCATCACGGGCCGCCAGCAGGAGCGCCAGTCGTTCATGTGCAAGGACTGCTTCCATGCCAAGGGCGTCCAGGACCAGGGCCGCTGCCCCGAGTGCCGCATCAAGTTCGAGTCGCCGCTCGAGCTCGAACAGCACGTGCgcagcagccacggcggctga
- the L gene encoding zinc finger protein Lobe isoform X4 codes for MWTLTAPRSSTWDPSRSRRRCSPPRRDSLDSVHSDRMPFRCDFCQRLFKHKRSRDRHVKLHTGDRKYRCSQCEAAFSRSDHLKIHMKTHDHAKPFQCAMCNRGYNTAAALTSHMQNHRKSAAAVTNGLEPSAALSRPGSSLASANGVLAVLTNPADGGSTSMSRDDSSSCSTDKLSLTGGSPGPGSVDVQANGCKSMSERPGSSSPREEPLACGFCSRRDFGSLEALQAHVRASHVPFSAASLVGPSHGGPLRPEPSGRAASRHSPPAATTAASLVDASYECEYCGMKLPSVHALQTHTLAAHSFSEVLSKRVSVMMGADSGGGGPLLCSQCGAASPDFESFRAHLASHLEGRMSRCCPECRAEFPSSQQLEAHVAAHFLATSVEYGCQACLKLFPRPDELQKHLLDVHAHHLYRCALCRDVFDSKVGVQVHFAVKHSNECQVFKCSACNAAYRSEPEFALHVQVTHLAKAAPYRCLLCDQTFASEPLLQSHLDTHGKQFACALCSQAFHVEFLLEKHMQACHAADLTLHPDGVQNLSVKPRVKDAKCDICDQAFGTDALLSAHRKQVHNVRSQKSVSLLCAYCNEPCKSRSDLENHMKSHTASPSKHKCNICDEMCPSATTLAEHKLTHCKVVKGSTCAGCREVLRSEEQFFSHVNSHGGGPMLPLPCVVCRQTLMSQVELRMHARFHVAHCDKGSLCCVCERPLDAASRIITGRQQERQSFMCKDCFHAKGVQDQGRCPECRIKFESPLELEQHVRSSHGG; via the exons GTGCACAGCGACCGAATGCCGTTTCGCTGCGACTTCTGCCAGCGGCTGTTCAAGCACAAGCGCAGCCGCGACCGCCACGTGAAGCTGCACACGGGCGACCGCAAGTACCGGTGCTCGCAGTGCGAGGCCGCCTTCTCCCGCTCCGACCACCTCAAGATCCACATGAAGACCCACGACCATGCCAAACCGTTCCAGTGCGCCATGTGCAATCGCGGCTACAACACGGCGGCCGCGCTCACATCGCACATGCAGAACCACCGCAAGAGCGCCGCCGCCGTCACCAATGGCCTCGAGCCGTCGGCCGCGCTCTCCCGGCCGGGCTCCAGCCTGGCCTCGGCCAACGGAGTCCTCGCCGTGCTGACCAACCCTGCCGACGGAGGATCG ACGTCCATGTCACGGGACGACAGCTCCTCGTGTTCGACTGACAAGCTAAGCCTAACCGGTGGGAGCCCAGGCCCGGGAAGCGTTGATGTCCAGGCAAACGGATGCAAATCG ATGTCCGAGCGGCCCGGCAGCTCGAGTCCCCGCGAGGAGCCCCTGGCGTGCGGCTTCTGCAGCCGGCGTGACTTCGGCAGCCTGGAGGCGCTGCAGGCGCACGTGCGCGCCTCGCACGTGCCCTTCTCGGCAGCGTCGCTGGTGGGGCCGTCGCACGGGGGTCCCCTGCGGCCCGAGCCCAGCGGTCGCGCCGCGTCCCGCCATTCGCCGCCGGCCGCCACCACGGCCGCGTCGCTGGTGGACGCGTCGTACGAGTGCGAGTATTGCGGCATGAAGCTGCCCAGCGTGCACGCCCTGCAGACGCACACGCTGGCCGCGCACAGCTTCAGCGAGGTGCTGAGCAAGCGCGTGTCGGTCATGATGGGCGCCGACTCCGGCGGCGGCGGGCCCCTACTCTGCAGCCAGTGCGGCGCCGCGTCTCCAGACTTCGAGTCGTTCCGGGCGCACCTGGCGTCCCACCTGGAGGGCCGCATGTCCCGCTGCTGCCCCGAGTGCCGCGCCGAGTTCCCGTCCTCGCAGCAGCTCGAGGCGCACGTGGCCGCGCACTTCCTGGCCACGTCGGTCGAGTACGGCTGCCAGGCGTGCCTCAAGCTCTTCCCGCGCCCCGACGAGCTGCAGAAGCACTTGCTCGACGTGCACGCCCACCACCTGTACCGCTGCGCGCTCTGCCGCGACGTCTTCGACTCCAAGGTCGGCGTGCAGGTGCACTTCGCCGTCAAGCACAGCAACGAGTGCCAGGTGTTCAAGTGCAGCGCGTGCAACGCCGCCTACCGGTCCGAGCCCGAGTTCGCGCTCCACGTGCAGGTGACGCACTTGGCCAAGGCGGCGCCCTACCGGTGCCTGCTGTGCGACCAGACGTTCGCCAGCGAGCCCCTGCTGCAAAGCCACCTGGACACGCATGGCAAGCAGTTTGCGTGCGCCCTCTGCAGCCAAGCCTTTCACGTTGAGTTCCTGCTCGAGAAGCACATGCAGGCCTGCCACGCGGCCGACCTCACCTTGCACCCGGACGGAGTGCAGAACCTGAGCGTCAAGCCGAGGGTCAAGGACGCCAAGTGCGACATCTGCGACCAGGCGTTCGGCACGGACGCCCTCCTGTCGGCGCACCGCAAGCAGGTGCACAACGTGCGCTCGCAAAAGTCGGTGAGCCTGCTGTGCGCGTACTGCAACGAGCCATGCAAGTCGCGCTCGGACCTGGAGAACCACATGAAGAGCCACACGGCAAGCCCCAGCAAGCATAAGTGCAACATCTGCGACGAGATGTGCCCTTCGGCGACCACGCTGGCCGAGCACAAGCTGACGCACTGCAAGGTGGTCAAGGGCTCCACGTGCGCCGGCTGCCGCGAAGTACTGCGCTCCGAGGAACAGTTCTTCTCGCACGTCAACTCGCACGGCGGCGGCCCCATGCTGCCGCTTCCCTGCGTGGTGTGCCGCCAGACGCTCATGTCGCAGGTGGAGCTGCGCATGCACGCACGCTTCCACGTGGCCCACTGCGACAAGGGCTCGCTCTGCTGCGTCTGCGAGCGACCCCTGGACGCAGCCAGTCGCATCATCACGGGCCGCCAGCAGGAGCGCCAGTCGTTCATGTGCAAGGACTGCTTCCATGCCAAGGGCGTCCAGGACCAGGGCCGCTGCCCCGAGTGCCGCATCAAGTTCGAGTCGCCGCTCGAGCTCGAACAGCACGTGCgcagcagccacggcggctga